GAAAATCTCCAAAGAACTCCGCTCTATAAACAAGCAGTTATCGAGGCTTTTCCTTGATGATAGGGAGAGAGCAAAGCTTCTCTCTCGCAAGCGTAAGTATCTTGATTTTGCTCGTGCTCTCATAGGTTCTATTTCCAAGTCTCTTACTCTTTATGCGGATAGGTTCTTTGTTGAGGTTCCCCAAGATTACGCAAAGTTAATCCAAAAGCTCGGGTTCTCAAGTGATACGCTTCTTCTTCACCTATTCGTGAATAGTGGTGTTCTTGAGGTGTTTCTTGATGATAATAGTTCTCATAAGTTCCGTATTGCTTATATTTCAAAGGTTCACGCTGGTAAGTATCATCCTGTGAAGGGTATCTCCAAGGGTTCTCAGGAGGCTAAGAGGGTTCTTAGGGATTTGCTTGTGCTTAGTGAACTTCTTGAGGGTTCTCTTGTTAGCTACAGGAGTGGGGGGGTTGAAACTATTCATCACCTTATTCCTGTCCGTCATTTTGTCCTTACCGCTCCTAAGGACGTTAGTTTCAGTATTTGGGCTTCTCTCAAGAAGGGGGATAGTTCATTGTTTAGGGCTTTCAAGGATGCTGGTGCTAAAGCCATCAAGGAGTTTTTATCATACCTTGCTTCCAAGGAACATATCTCTGGTAATCTCCTATTTGGTTTTACTATCAATGTTCATGTTACTGGTGATAAGAACCCCTTTGAGCCTCACTTCCATATTGATGCTATCGTTACTTTCATTTGCTATGATAAGTCTTCAACCAAATGGTTTAGGCTTAATCCTCTTCTCAGCGAGAGTGATCTAAAGAAATTGCGTGATATTTGGAAGAACGTGTTGCTGTCCTATTTCGGTGAGCTTCTCTCTGAGGATACTAAGTCAAAGGATTTTGATGTTTGGGCTGGTGATAATTATTACTCTTTGCCTCTTGATGTTCCTCAGGTCTTCTTCGAGCTCAAGTATGCGTCGAGGAAGCTTTTCGTCAATTTTGTTAATTACTTTGAGCAGTCTAATTTTGATGAGAGCTCCGTGTCCGATTGGGATTTTGTCCGTTTCGTCTTCGAGTATAGTAATAGGACTGAACGTTATGGTTTCCTCACTAACATTAAACGTTATCTTTCTATGTCTTGCTCTCACCTCGTAGAGAAGCGTGTTCAGGAGCTTGAAGAGTTCATTAGCCGTATTGAGTTTGATTTGTCTGTGAATGGTAATAAGATGAGTGATTCACTTAAGAGGGCTCTCCTTGAGCGTCTTGAGTATTTGAAGGATGAGCTTTCAGAACTTAAGGAGCGTGGTTTCGAGTATCTCTTTGAGCGTGCCCTTGAGAAGGCGGAGGAGTTGTTATCTAACGATAATCTCACTCTTGAGCGTGTTATTCATATTTTGGAAACTTTGTTCACCGCTCTTGGTAAGTCTATTGTCAATTACAATTTCTATGTTGAGCTTGAGGATGTCTCCTTCAGGGAGTTTGTCGATTATCTTTATGATAATCATCTCTCTGATGTCCTTGTCTTTAGTGATAGGCACCGTTCTATTACCATTATTCGGCTTATTCCTCCTCCTGATGGGGGTGTGCCTGTATGACACCTTCCAACTTTATTGTAAGTTTGGGTGTCATTTTGGCACCGCACCCCACACTCTCTCCTCTCCCCCCTCGCCTCGCCCCCCGCTGGTGCCTCCTTGGTGCCACTACCCTACGTTTCCATCTTTTTATAACTCTCGTGCACTTAGTAGGTGGGATGGTCCATGAGGTTGCACGTCCATATTAATGACAAGTTGGGTGAACTGTTCAAGAAGCGTGT
This genomic window from Pyrococcus abyssi GE5 contains:
- a CDS encoding replication initiator protein, with the translated sequence MVIYTSKFKNSLLDGLGVGHLSYDDQPILCNEVHPTLTLDTFISGGSSGSRPRPRWVYLDISTTNEGISEEFSSNTESKSPLLKVCGVSSKSSEGDGSSFIWFDKYRSVISRLEHSGFVEVERTVLKLRKISKELRSINKQLSRLFLDDRERAKLLSRKRKYLDFARALIGSISKSLTLYADRFFVEVPQDYAKLIQKLGFSSDTLLLHLFVNSGVLEVFLDDNSSHKFRIAYISKVHAGKYHPVKGISKGSQEAKRVLRDLLVLSELLEGSLVSYRSGGVETIHHLIPVRHFVLTAPKDVSFSIWASLKKGDSSLFRAFKDAGAKAIKEFLSYLASKEHISGNLLFGFTINVHVTGDKNPFEPHFHIDAIVTFICYDKSSTKWFRLNPLLSESDLKKLRDIWKNVLLSYFGELLSEDTKSKDFDVWAGDNYYSLPLDVPQVFFELKYASRKLFVNFVNYFEQSNFDESSVSDWDFVRFVFEYSNRTERYGFLTNIKRYLSMSCSHLVEKRVQELEEFISRIEFDLSVNGNKMSDSLKRALLERLEYLKDELSELKERGFEYLFERALEKAEELLSNDNLTLERVIHILETLFTALGKSIVNYNFYVELEDVSFREFVDYLYDNHLSDVLVFSDRHRSITIIRLIPPPDGGVPV